In Halosimplex halophilum, the genomic stretch GTCGCCGACACCGGTAACGGCCGGATCCAGCGGCTCGACTACGCGTACGACGGCGACTGCCCACAGGTCACTGCCGTCGACCAGTTCGCCGCCGACGACCCGTTCCACCCGAACGGCGTCGTCGCCCACGCGTACCCCGACGGCGTCCGGGTGGTCGCGGCCGACGAGTTCTACCGCGAGGGGTCGGACCTGCGGGGTCGGCTGGTCGTCTTCGACGAGACGGGCGAGCAGGTCCGGTCGATCCGCGCGGTCGGCGAGGACAACCCGACGCCGCTGTACTGGCCACAGGGTCTCGACGTCGACGACGAGGGCCGGATCTACGTGGCGAACACGGGCTACGGCGTCCTCCACGACGGGCCGACCGGGCCGCCGAAGCTCGCGACGGTCGTCCGCTGCGACCGGACCGGCGCGGCGGCGCCCTTCGAGGGACTGTCCGACGAGGTACTCGCCGAGCTGCCGATGCCCCGCGACGTGGCCGTCGTCGGGTCGGGTGCCGACGCGCAGATATTCGTCCCCGACGCGGCGACCGGGCGGGTCCACGTCTACACGAGCGTCGGCATCGCCGACGGCGTCGTCCCCGAGGACGGCGAAGACATCCGGGCGAACGCCGCCATCGAGGACGGGATCGGGGTCCCCCGCGACGGCCGCCGGCAGGAGGACGATGCCGCTTCCGGGGGCGATGCCGTCCCGGGCGACGGCGGTCAGGAGCGGTTCCGGGGACCGGTCGGGATCGCCGGGTTCGAGGGGGTCTCGGTGCCCGACTCGGACGCCGACGACCCGACGCTGCCGGTGCTGACTGCGGAGGCGCTCGCGGGGCGGGTCGGCGCCTACGCCGTCGACATCCACACCGAGTCCGCCCGGCGGCTCGGGACCGTCGGCGCCCCGCGGGACCGCCCGGGGGAGTTCGCCGTCCCGACCGGGTCGGTCGTCGTCGCCGACCCCGACTCGCCGCTCGACCGGTGTGCGCTCGTCGGCGACGGCGCGAACGGCCGCCTCGGGTGCGTCGCCCTCGGCGCGGCTGGCGGCGCCGACGACTCCGTCACCGACGGCGGGCGGGCCGCCGACGCGGAGAGCACCCGCGGTCGCCGTGCGGGCCGCCGGGGCGGCCGCGTCGACGCGGTGGCACTCCCGGCGACGCGGTTCCCGTTCGGGCTGGCCTACTGGCCCGCGGGGACCGGCGGGGGCGGCCGGCTGTTCGTGACCGACTACACCGCCCACTACCGCGACGCCGACAGGAGCGGCCAGGTCCACGTCTACGCCGTCGACGAGGCGGTCGGGGAGGAAGGCGAGGGTGCCGGCGCCGGCGTCTCGCTCACTCTGGTCGACTCGTTCGGCACCTGGGGGATGGGCGACGGCGAGGTGAAGCTCCCGCGGGGGATCGCGGTCGACCCGCGGGGCGACGGCGTCGCCCGGGTCTGGGTCGCCGACTCGGCGAACGGTCGGATCGGCGCCTGGGACTACGACCGCGTCCTCGACAGTGCACGGGTGCGGGGCGACCGGGGCTGTTTCGGCTACATCGACGGCGGCTTCTGGAACCCCTCGGACGTGGCCGTCGGCGACCGGGGCGTCTACGTCGCCGACGAGAACAACAACCGCCTCCAGCGCTTCGACGGCGAGGAGTGGCACCCCGTCGGGGAGCCGGGCTACGGCGGCGGCCGCGAGTTCCTTCTGCCCATCTCCGTCGCCGCCCGCGACGGCCGGCTGTTCGTCCTCGATCTGGTCAGTCGCTCGGTCCGGGTGTTCGCGGAGGACGGGGACGCCGAGGGCGGGCTGCGGCCCGTCGACGAACACCGGGCGTTCGGCGGCGACGCCGCCGCCGGGGAGCTGTGGCTGCCCTACCTGCTGTCGGTCGGCGACGTGTCCGGAGCGGGCGTCGACGTCGTCGTCCCGGACTCGACGCTGCACGTCGCACAGCACTACACCTGGTCGCCGGAGTGAGCGGCGAGCAACGGACCGCAAAAAACGACGTGAAAACGGTGACTGCGTCTACGCCAGGTCTTCGATGCTGTCGACGACGGCGTCGCTGTACTCGGTCGTCGAGACCTTCTCGGCGTCGTCGAGGTTGCGGGCGAGGTCGTAGGTGACGGTGCCCGAGGAGATGGTCTCCTCGACCGCGTCGCGGACGAGGTCCGCGGCGTCCTTCCAGCCCATGTAGTCGAACATCAGGCGGCCGGAGAGGATCATCGCGGTGGGGTTCGCCTGGTCCTGGCCGGCGCGCTTGGGCGCGGAGCCGTGGACGGGTTCGGCGAGCACGCGGGCGTCACCGAAGTTGGCGCCCGGCGCGATGCCGAGGCCGCCGATCTGGGCGCCGGCGGCGTCCGAGAGGTAGTCGCCGTTGAGGTTCGGCATGGCCAGCACGCCGAACTCGTCGGTCCGGAGCTGCATCCACTGGAGCATCGCGTCGGCGAGCCGTTCCTCGACCATGACGGCGCCCTCGGGGATGTCGATCTCCTCCTGGGTCTCCCACAGCGAGTCGGGCGCGGCGAAGACCTCCTCGTCGGGGTACTCCTCCTCG encodes the following:
- a CDS encoding NHL repeat-containing protein, whose product is MGGFTFRGYYGLRATGGAVAGRSDGGAATAEAATDRTASGQAASAVTAAGVAATTDGLPSLPARLGAVDPRLASPVGTAQDAEDNVWLADSGHNRLLVVGDDLDRLLAVVGATGPQPGRFDLPMRLAHHPTDRAVYVADTGNGRIQRLDYAYDGDCPQVTAVDQFAADDPFHPNGVVAHAYPDGVRVVAADEFYREGSDLRGRLVVFDETGEQVRSIRAVGEDNPTPLYWPQGLDVDDEGRIYVANTGYGVLHDGPTGPPKLATVVRCDRTGAAAPFEGLSDEVLAELPMPRDVAVVGSGADAQIFVPDAATGRVHVYTSVGIADGVVPEDGEDIRANAAIEDGIGVPRDGRRQEDDAASGGDAVPGDGGQERFRGPVGIAGFEGVSVPDSDADDPTLPVLTAEALAGRVGAYAVDIHTESARRLGTVGAPRDRPGEFAVPTGSVVVADPDSPLDRCALVGDGANGRLGCVALGAAGGADDSVTDGGRAADAESTRGRRAGRRGGRVDAVALPATRFPFGLAYWPAGTGGGGRLFVTDYTAHYRDADRSGQVHVYAVDEAVGEEGEGAGAGVSLTLVDSFGTWGMGDGEVKLPRGIAVDPRGDGVARVWVADSANGRIGAWDYDRVLDSARVRGDRGCFGYIDGGFWNPSDVAVGDRGVYVADENNNRLQRFDGEEWHPVGEPGYGGGREFLLPISVAARDGRLFVLDLVSRSVRVFAEDGDAEGGLRPVDEHRAFGGDAAAGELWLPYLLSVGDVSGAGVDVVVPDSTLHVAQHYTWSPE